The Euphorbia lathyris chromosome 3, ddEupLath1.1, whole genome shotgun sequence genome contains a region encoding:
- the LOC136223599 gene encoding uncharacterized protein, producing the protein MTTCCDLYLHFGGKWILMPTRHYIGGNVDIEFKFDIDFLSYKDIKDRYIDDLGCKDIQHLYYLELRKSLSDGLMLVEGDKYIRSIMGHVTEGRGTEVHIYPFEVNDIPFYEHEKSIQPNSHVKSNRDNRTNDEIVEIFTQSSAATMLDELDEIEASQVDGNIEIHTEYRAEWNSIEIREAYEGHGGNEGSDDNEEDYDNEKYESDEAGVINNLMGNEAAIKRLCLNKKFTFELGQTFANAKAFPLAVSKYSVQEGCPLKVIKSDKNRVRYHCEPTCSFKLYAVKDGNCDEFVVRTFVPSHECTRQYTNPRATKLFLAEYFKEKIRGKPEYSIRDMKDHAKEALELEVTPSMCKTAKRAIIQELDGGYKEEYSCLEAYVNELITSNPGSTFDLQFSKEGLRIGKRIFCRLYLCFDACRKGWMDGCRPIIGLDGCFLKDICKGQLLVAVGHDAMDQIYPIAWAVVEKETKANWEWFLSHLIEDLKLQDGANVTLMSDMQKGLLLAVSMLLPRAEYKWCARHVLSNWGIKFKGLELQKHFWSCAWSTYEKEFNDNLKTLADVNKKAAEYLLKYPPQHWCRAYFTDRCKDPMVDNNITESFNSWILEQRSRPILRMLEELRVMIMNRLHENEKKATSWSGDYSPTSMQEFMLNHSIARYCRVVFNGEKGYEVTHGTDRHCVILLERKCICRAWQLSGIPCPHAICAMYHAEINPVKQIDLYYSKLRYMMTYKYKMQPGRGKHFWRMEDFEPIEPPKITRMPDRPKKTRIREASEGNVGERTGTGLSRKGQIQKCSNCGQTGHKRTYCKAPQGEKYAHLNEENDSNVHQHHKRKRDQGISSGHPSWIKPRIQVRVVGIGYFYDENSGTATLNPGNTSETLLFDGVEDIEGLHNSDPVVTFPIPNERQLKQKKMKPFKPPIGTRSISFIANDSEVSQPSDLPFQPLKLQWKGKKAMTSKQLHEEKELCIGKKKDKEIHIG; encoded by the exons ATGACAACTTGCTGTGATTTATACCTGCACTTTGGTGGCAAGTGGATACTAATGCCCACAAGGCATTACATTGGTGGTAATGTGGATATTGAATTCAAGTTTGACATAGATTTTCTCAGCTATAAAGACATCAAAGACAGATACATTGATGATTTAGGGTGTAAGGACATTCAACATCTATATTACTTAGAGTTGCGGAAGTCTTTGTCTGATGGCTTAATGTTAGTTGAAGGTGATAAATACATAAGATCAATTATGGGTCATGTTACAGAAGGCAGAGGAACTGAAGTACATATCTATCCATTTGAGGTGAATGATATTCCATTTTATGAGCATGAGAAAAGCATACAGCCTAATAGTCATGTGAAATCAAATCGCGATAACAGAACAAACGATGAGATTGTTGAAATATTTACACAATCAAGTGCAGCTACTATGTTAGACGAATTGGATGAAATAGAAGCAAGCCAAGTGGATGGAAATATAGAAATTCATACTGAATATAGAGCAGAATGGAATTCTATTGAGATACGGGAAGCATATGAAGGACACGGTGGTAATGAGGGCAGTGATGATAATGAAGAAGATTATGATAATGAGAAGTATGAGTCTGATGAAGCTGGTGTTATAAATAATCTGATGGGAAATGAAgcagctattaaaaggctttgttTAAATAAGAAATTCACTTTCGAACTTGGTCAAACATTTGCAAATGCTAAGGCCTTTCCATTGGCTGTCTCCAAATATTCAGTTCAAGAGGGATGTCCATTAAAAGTGATCAAGAGTGATAAAAATAGAGTTAGGTACCACTGCGAACCTACTTGTTCTTTTAAATTATATGCTGTTAAAGATGGTAATTGTGATGAATTTGTGGTTAGGACATTTGTCCCAAGTCATGAATGCACTCGACAATATACTAACCCCAGAGCCACAAAATTGTTTTTAGCTGAATATTTTAAGGAAAAAATTAGGGGAAAACCTGAGTATTCAATTAGAGATATGAAGGATCATGCAAAGGAAGCATTAGAACTAGAAGTGACACCTAGTATGTGCAAAACAGCTAAGAGGGCGATCATTCAAGAGTTGGATGGGGGATATAAGGAAGAGTACTCATGTTTGGAAGCATATGTGAATGAGTTGATTACAAGTAATCCAGGTAGCACATTTGATTTACAGTTTTCAAAAGAAGGTCTCAGAATTGGCAAAAGAATATTTTGTCGATTATATCTATGTTTTGATGCGTGTAGAAAAGGATGGATGGATGGATGTAGGCCAATAATTGGCCTTGATGGTTGTTTTTTAAAAGATATATGCAAAGGGCAACTACTTGTGGCTGTGGGACACGATGCAATGGATCAAATCTACCCAATAGCATGGGCTGTTGTCGAAAAAGAGACCAAGGCAAATTGGGAATGGTTCTTGTCTCACTTGATAGAAGATCTGAAGCTGCAAGATGGGGCTAATGTAACACTGATGTCTGATATGCAGAAG GGATTACTCCTTGCTGTAAGTATGCTACTCCCGAGGGCAGAATATAAATGGTGTGCAAGACATGTTCTATCCAATTGGGGGATCAAGTTTAAAGGACTAGAGCTGCAAAAACACTTTTGGAGTTGTGCATGGAGTACATATGAAAAAGAGTTCAATGATAACTTAAAGACCTTGGCAGATGTGAATAAAAAAGCAGCAGAATACTTGTTAAAGTATCCTCCTCAACATTGGTGTAGGGCTTATTTCACTGATAGGTGTAAAGATCCCATGGTGGATAATAATATAACCGAGAGCTTCAATAGTTGGATTCTGGAACAGAGATCAAGACCAATTTTGAGGATGTTAGAAGAACTGAGAGTGATGATCATGAATAGGTTgcatgaaaatgaaaagaagGCTACAAGTTGGAGTGGTGACTATTCACCAACTAGTATGCAGGAATTCATGCTAAATCATTCGATAGCCAGGTATTGTCGAGTTGTGTTTAATGGAGAAAAAGGGTATGAAGTCACACATGGGACTGATAGGCACTGTGTAATTTTACTTGAGAGAAAGTGCATATGTAGGGCATGGCAATTAAGTGGAATACCCTGCCCTCATGCCATATGTGCTATGTATCATGCTGAAATAAATCCTGTGAAGCAAATAGACTTGTATTATTCTAAATTGAGATACATGATGACATACAAGTACAAAATGCAACCTGGAAGAGGGAAACATTTTTGGAGAATGGAGGATTTTGAACCTATTGAACCTCCAAAGATTACGAGAATGCCTGACAGACCAAAGAAAACAAGGATAAGGGAAGCTAGTGAAGGTAATGTAGGGGAGAGGACTGGAACCGGACTATCAAGGAAGGGTCAGATTCAAAAATGCAGTAATTGTGGACAAACAGGCCATAAGAGAACATATTGCAAG GCTCCGCAAGGGGAAAAGTATGCTCACTTGAATGAAGAGAATGACAGTAATGTCCATCAACATCACAAAAGAAAACGAGATCAAGGTATATCAAGTGGTCACCCCTCTTGGATAAAGCCTAGGATTCAAGTTAGAGTAGTTGGAATTGGGTACTTTTATGATGAAAATTCAGGAACTGCCACATTAAAT CCTGGAAACACTAGTGAGACTTTATTATTTGATGGGGTTGAGGATATAGAAGGCTTGCACAATTCTGATCCAGTAGTCACATTCCCTATTCCAAATGAAAGACAGTTGAAGCAGAAAAAGATGAAGCCATTTAAGCCACCTATTGGAACAAGGAGTATTAGTTTCATTGCAAATGATTCTGAAGTTTCACAGCCATCCGATTTGCCATTTCAACCTCTCAAATTGCAATGGAAAGGCAAGAAAGCAATGACAAGTAAACAACTTCATGAAGAGAAAGAACTTTGCATTGGCAAGAAGAAAGACAAGGAAATCCATATTGGATAA